The Leptospira johnsonii genome window below encodes:
- a CDS encoding ribonuclease HI family protein, translated as MKKFKIYCDGASKGNPGPSSIGVAVYEGETEVHSISRRISDGTNNMAEWAALEAGVEYCLSQDAGEVTAYLDSELVVKQFKGEYKVKSPHLQVAKEKVKVLTSKLKLFSIHHVLREKNKRADKLANLAFES; from the coding sequence GTGAAAAAGTTCAAAATATATTGCGACGGTGCTTCCAAAGGAAATCCGGGACCTTCTTCTATTGGGGTTGCCGTTTACGAGGGAGAAACAGAGGTCCATTCCATTTCCCGTAGGATCTCCGACGGAACCAATAATATGGCAGAATGGGCCGCTCTGGAAGCAGGAGTAGAATATTGCCTCTCCCAAGACGCAGGCGAAGTTACAGCCTATCTGGATTCCGAGCTGGTAGTAAAACAATTCAAGGGGGAATACAAGGTCAAATCCCCTCACTTGCAAGTTGCAAAAGAAAAGGTCAAAGTTCTCACTTCTAAACTCAAACTATTCTCCATCCATCATGTCCTCAGGGAAAAAAACAAAAGAGCGGATAAACTAGCTAATCTAGCTTTCGAATCTTAA
- a CDS encoding CCA tRNA nucleotidyltransferase, translated as MMNQDPNQLISQIPSPFLEDLLEISKIIQNYGGEAYLVGGSVRDLILNKVPHEYDLAVSIHPEDMQKIFKRTVPTGIKHGTITVLFHDRSYELTTFRKDEDYMDGRRPETVQFGVSLSEDLKRRDFTMNALALDLQKKILVDEHSGLEDIQNSLIRTIGNPESRFTEDGLRPVRAIRFVSTLGFTIHPQTAEAIETCRPVTAKVSPERIHDEFLKIIRSKNPIGGLDLLKKYKTLELFTKTKLYSEDWEKHKNGFSKLLQASERTRLAYFLACCLSEQTWLSDSNVFFKELRFSNQRTKDSQFLVKTLYSLIQQKEELRTSPGLRTHLLHPVAQYSGKKELWDWCLELSTLWSAFLNEEAFWLTQAEEEWKKNPPLLLSDLVLDGNLIREKFPELPAPKLGEVLRSSLFSVLQDPNLNSEKLLLDQIRKSL; from the coding sequence ATGATGAACCAGGATCCGAACCAACTCATCTCACAAATCCCTTCTCCTTTCTTAGAGGATCTATTAGAGATCAGCAAAATCATACAAAATTATGGAGGAGAAGCTTATCTAGTAGGTGGAAGTGTCCGAGATCTGATCTTAAATAAGGTCCCTCACGAATACGACCTTGCAGTTTCGATCCATCCGGAAGATATGCAGAAGATCTTCAAGAGAACTGTTCCAACCGGGATCAAACATGGAACCATCACTGTTTTATTCCATGATAGATCATATGAATTAACCACATTCAGAAAAGACGAAGACTATATGGATGGAAGAAGGCCGGAAACAGTACAATTCGGAGTAAGCCTAAGCGAAGATCTCAAAAGAAGAGACTTCACAATGAACGCACTTGCCTTGGACCTTCAGAAAAAGATACTAGTAGATGAACATTCCGGATTAGAAGACATTCAAAATTCTTTAATTAGGACCATAGGAAATCCGGAATCCAGATTTACCGAGGACGGACTTAGGCCGGTCAGAGCAATTCGATTTGTTTCCACTCTTGGATTTACTATTCATCCGCAAACAGCAGAAGCGATTGAAACATGTAGACCGGTTACAGCAAAGGTTTCTCCGGAAAGAATACACGACGAATTTTTAAAAATAATCAGAAGCAAAAATCCGATCGGAGGATTGGATCTATTAAAAAAATATAAAACTCTGGAATTATTCACCAAAACTAAATTGTATTCGGAAGATTGGGAAAAGCACAAAAATGGATTTTCCAAACTACTCCAAGCTTCCGAAAGGACAAGACTTGCCTACTTCTTAGCTTGTTGTTTATCGGAACAAACCTGGCTCAGCGATTCGAATGTATTTTTTAAAGAACTCAGATTCTCCAACCAGAGGACCAAGGATTCTCAGTTCCTAGTAAAAACCCTGTATTCACTCATACAACAGAAAGAAGAATTACGGACTTCTCCTGGGCTCCGCACACATCTGCTCCATCCAGTCGCACAATATTCAGGAAAAAAAGAACTTTGGGACTGGTGTTTAGAACTTTCCACCCTTTGGTCCGCCTTTCTAAACGAAGAAGCGTTCTGGCTCACTCAGGCCGAAGAAGAATGGAAGAAGAATCCTCCACTTCTGCTTTCCGATCTTGTCCTAGATGGAAATCTGATCCGGGAAAAATTCCCAGAACTTCCTGCACCAAAATTGGGAGAAGTATTGCGGTCCTCATTGTTTTCTGTGCTCCAAGATCCGAATCTAAATTCAGAGAAACTTCTACTGGATCAGATCAGAAAATCTTTGTAA
- a CDS encoding outer membrane beta-barrel protein codes for MMRKKTASLIATFTLVTASSVFAQPKKETPDPKAAGAVKAAPAPEPEDTKWYDKVDFSGFVDVYYMYNNNPLQGSAVDSTRAFETSNKNFGVNAAALAVQKTAEKSSPWGFRVDFQNGQNNAYQEFPYVQSNGIYNYNMLKQAYISMYFPVLKGMTLDVGKMATHIGYEVLESMNNPNYSIGAIFQNTIPFIHTGARLTTQFTDKWAGTFYLYNSGGGTGYRTGVPDGSTTNNYFFEAATQHKAIGTQVKGQLIEDKLSITWNTLYSQDGATGRIDPTKQYVADQLAAQTGDPAVSALTAPAARYNKDYWFMNHAILSMTPTDRIQVDLDYTWSEKAGGAAAANLAQQQYNPTGAATVETILGGTVSTEKTKSTYKAYGIFSKFKIGETWGVNVRFEYIDDSHNNGRLTTFNPFAGSQAANAWYEGKYAQDKAIAEQIIAATPALGGLTADQLLAALDPKNYKDYGGSSNYGQYKTFTVTPVWNYTENLLIKLDMRRDWATGYQFVTQSGEKSKDQYGITLGVVAKFD; via the coding sequence ATGATGAGAAAAAAAACAGCCAGCCTCATTGCTACCTTTACTCTGGTGACCGCCTCTTCGGTTTTTGCCCAGCCGAAAAAGGAAACGCCGGACCCGAAGGCAGCAGGCGCAGTGAAAGCTGCTCCAGCCCCAGAACCTGAAGATACGAAATGGTATGATAAGGTAGACTTTTCAGGATTTGTGGATGTGTACTACATGTACAATAACAACCCACTCCAAGGAAGCGCCGTAGACAGTACCAGAGCGTTCGAAACTAGCAACAAAAACTTTGGTGTTAACGCAGCAGCACTTGCTGTACAAAAGACCGCAGAAAAATCCAGCCCTTGGGGATTCCGCGTGGACTTCCAAAATGGACAGAACAACGCGTACCAAGAATTTCCTTATGTTCAATCCAACGGAATTTACAACTATAACATGCTGAAACAAGCTTACATTAGTATGTATTTCCCAGTGTTGAAAGGGATGACCTTAGACGTTGGTAAAATGGCAACGCATATTGGATATGAAGTGTTAGAATCGATGAACAACCCTAACTACTCGATAGGGGCCATCTTCCAAAACACAATCCCGTTCATTCACACCGGTGCTCGCTTAACTACTCAATTTACAGACAAATGGGCAGGAACCTTTTATCTGTATAACAGTGGTGGTGGTACCGGTTATAGAACTGGAGTTCCAGACGGAAGCACTACGAATAACTACTTCTTCGAAGCGGCTACCCAGCATAAAGCGATCGGAACTCAGGTTAAAGGACAATTGATCGAAGACAAATTATCGATCACTTGGAACACATTGTATTCTCAAGACGGTGCTACTGGAAGAATCGATCCGACCAAACAATATGTGGCTGATCAATTAGCGGCTCAAACCGGAGACCCTGCTGTATCTGCTCTTACTGCTCCTGCAGCAAGATATAACAAAGATTATTGGTTCATGAACCATGCAATCTTGTCTATGACCCCTACTGATAGGATCCAAGTTGACTTAGACTATACTTGGAGTGAGAAAGCAGGTGGTGCTGCAGCAGCTAACCTTGCACAGCAACAGTACAACCCAACAGGCGCAGCTACAGTTGAAACTATCCTTGGCGGAACCGTATCTACTGAAAAAACCAAAAGTACCTATAAAGCTTATGGTATCTTCAGTAAGTTTAAAATCGGTGAGACTTGGGGAGTTAACGTTCGTTTCGAGTATATCGACGATAGCCACAACAACGGTCGTTTGACTACCTTCAACCCATTTGCAGGTTCTCAAGCAGCTAACGCGTGGTACGAAGGCAAATATGCTCAAGACAAAGCAATCGCAGAGCAAATCATTGCTGCAACTCCTGCTTTGGGAGGCTTAACTGCTGATCAACTACTTGCGGCTTTAGACCCGAAAAACTACAAAGATTACGGTGGATCTTCCAACTACGGACAGTATAAAACATTTACTGTTACTCCAGTTTGGAACTACACTGAAAATCTACTCATCAAATTGGACATGAGAAGAGACTGGGCGACCGGTTATCAATTCGTAACCCAAAGCGGTGAGAAAAGCAAAGACCAATACGGTATAACCTTAGGGGTCGTTGCTAAGTTCGATTAA